Within the Zea mays cultivar B73 chromosome 10, Zm-B73-REFERENCE-NAM-5.0, whole genome shotgun sequence genome, the region ACCAAAACCTTGATTGCTTCCACTGAAACCAATCATGGCCACACCGTGACCACTGAGACAACATGGCGATCTTTTCCATCGTCATAGGGCAGGAAGACATACATGTTGGCGAACTCATTGTAGATCTCCCCTGTGAGCTCTCCGTGCATCGCGCGGCAGTGCATGTAGAGCACAACGTTGGCCACCATCCCGTACAGCATCATCACGGCCAGCAGCGCTGTGCCAGCCACCGCCTTGACCACCACAGGCGCCATCCCAGCCCACCCAGCCCCAGCGTCGTACCTCTCGGCAGCCACACCGCCGAAGCCCCAGAGCGTGACCCCAATCCCGGCGGCGAATACCAGGAACGAGGAGAGCGCTGCGAGGCGGGCGGTAGAGAGGAGCTGGCAGCTCCGCCGGAGCGGCGTGAAGCCTGTGGCCGATTCGACCACGGCAGCGGCGCCAGCGAGGGACCAGAACGGGGACAAAAGGATGAAGCCGAGGACGAGCAGCGCGGCGCCGAGCGCAGCGGGGAGCGGGAGGAGCGGAAGGAGTGCGAGCGGGGAGGCCAGGATGGCGGTCAGGATGAGGCGGAGGAGTGAGGCTGGCACTGAGCGGAGCGAGGCGAGGAGCCGGACGGGGCGACCGAAGAACCCTGCGTGCGCGCTggccgcggcggcggcgaagGCGGCGAGGTAAAGGAGCGCCGCGGCAAGGGCGAGCAGCGGCAGCGGGATGGGTAGTGGGTACCTCGACGGATCCTGCGGGACCCGGAGATGCACGGGAGGGGAGGCGGCGGAGGAGGCGGAGGCAGAGAACAACGGGCAGGGGAGGGCGAGTAGGAGGAGGGCGAGCGGGAGAAGGAGGAGAGAGGATAGGGCCAGGAAGTGACGGGAATGCGCGGCGACGAGGCGGCAGGTGGAGGACGCCGCGCCCGCGAGGAGGTCCGGCCAGAGGAG harbors:
- the LOC100194014 gene encoding uncharacterized protein LOC100194014 produces the protein MDTPPPSLPPSALLWPDLLAGAASSTCRLVAAHSRHFLALSSLLLLPLALLLLALPCPLFSASASSAASPPVHLRVPQDPSRYPLPIPLPLLALAAALLYLAAFAAAAASAHAGFFGRPVRLLASLRSVPASLLRLILTAILASPLALLPLLPLPAALGAALLVLGFILLSPFWSLAGAAAVVESATGFTPLRRSCQLLSTARLAALSSFLVFAAGIGVTLWGFGGVAAERYDAGAGWAGMAPVVVKAVAGTALLAVMMLYGMVANVVLYMHCRAMHGELTGEIYNEFANMYVFLPYDDGKDRHVVSVVTVWP